Proteins found in one Nitratiruptor sp. SB155-2 genomic segment:
- a CDS encoding integrase core domain-containing protein encodes MQIRYTFPGLKGYKRLKQIYYNSLMISEEAKRRKKILEFWQKYGLEATIEAFGVSRRTLYRWKKSFNDANGDIKALNPKSRKPKKVRESKVPLEVIKEIKRLREKYPNIGKAKLYHLLKPFCEAKGVKTPSESTIGRIIAKAPDTMRLVPYRIDTKGKVQPKKRVQKSRKPKNLKTKPFELWAVDTIQIVSNGIKRYILTMIDPLTRIAFAVAIPSKRAKHTAYALEALIDGITSIKHKRKLAILSDNGSEFKKEFDALLEQKGLTHYWTYPKSPKMNAHNERFNRTIQEQFIQYYEDVLFTDLQEFNKKLAKWLIDYNTKIPHHSLNLKSPVQFLLENHYECHMYWTYTKICI; translated from the coding sequence GTGCAAATCAGATACACATTTCCAGGGCTCAAAGGGTATAAAAGATTAAAGCAAATCTATTACAATAGCCTCATGATAAGTGAAGAGGCAAAAAGAAGAAAAAAGATACTGGAGTTTTGGCAAAAATATGGATTGGAAGCTACAATAGAGGCTTTTGGAGTAAGCAGAAGAACGCTTTATCGCTGGAAAAAGAGTTTCAATGATGCAAATGGAGATATCAAAGCCTTAAACCCAAAATCACGTAAACCAAAAAAAGTAAGAGAGTCAAAAGTACCACTAGAAGTTATAAAAGAGATAAAACGATTAAGAGAAAAATATCCCAACATCGGTAAAGCAAAACTCTACCATCTACTGAAACCCTTTTGTGAAGCAAAAGGAGTGAAAACTCCTTCAGAATCAACAATAGGAAGAATTATCGCAAAAGCACCAGATACAATGAGACTCGTTCCCTATCGCATCGATACAAAAGGAAAAGTTCAACCAAAAAAGAGAGTTCAAAAAAGTCGCAAACCCAAAAACCTTAAAACTAAACCATTTGAACTCTGGGCAGTAGATACCATCCAAATAGTCTCAAACGGTATAAAACGATATATCCTTACCATGATAGACCCACTCACACGTATTGCATTCGCAGTGGCAATTCCATCCAAAAGAGCAAAACATACTGCATACGCCTTGGAAGCTCTCATCGATGGAATAACATCTATCAAACATAAACGTAAACTCGCAATTCTTTCTGATAATGGCAGTGAGTTCAAAAAAGAGTTTGACGCTCTGCTTGAACAAAAAGGTCTCACACATTATTGGACATATCCTAAAAGTCCTAAAATGAATGCACACAATGAGAGATTTAACAGAACCATCCAAGAACAATTTATTCAATACTATGAAGATGTACTCTTTACAGACTTACAAGAATTCAATAAAAAATTAGCAAAATGGCTTATCGATTACAATACCAAAATACCACACCATTCACTTAATCTCAAATCTCCGGTTCAATTCCTCCTTGAAAATCATTATGAGTGCCATATGTATTGGACTTATACAAAAATT
- a CDS encoding RrF2 family transcriptional regulator, producing the protein MLFTRATEYALLALVVIAKEERPLGTDYLSRRLNISRSFLAKILQALAKQDILKSYKGASGGFQLARPANQLSIKEISTAAEGKGVNIFDCSSDQACCPSNKGDFCTLWPFLNKLQTRVDDFLEELTLQDLME; encoded by the coding sequence ATGCTTTTTACACGAGCAACAGAATATGCCCTTTTAGCTCTAGTCGTAATTGCCAAAGAGGAGAGACCTCTGGGTACGGATTACCTCTCTAGACGTCTCAATATTTCAAGAAGCTTTCTTGCCAAAATTTTGCAAGCCCTTGCGAAACAAGATATTTTAAAGTCGTACAAAGGGGCTTCAGGCGGATTTCAATTGGCAAGACCAGCCAATCAACTCTCAATCAAAGAGATCTCCACCGCCGCAGAAGGAAAGGGCGTCAATATATTTGACTGCTCCAGTGATCAGGCCTGCTGTCCTAGCAACAAAGGAGATTTCTGCACCCTTTGGCCATTTCTTAACAAACTACAAACACGAGTCGACGACTTTTTAGAAGAGTTGACACTGCAAGATCTAATGGAGTAA
- a CDS encoding DHH family phosphoesterase, producing MQFFHLSHTDLDGYTCQFVTKQIYPDGFFTNANYGDEIMVRIEEIIQKMEENPAKEYFFLITDLNLSSEEAAFLQEKTKQFSNLKLQLLDHHISGLETSQQFHWYHLDVTKSASLITYEYFNKPQNLEYLIKAVNAVDIWLQEDLAFEMGKVLMRLIDEAKEISRLTFNAENISYKHYMLQQALQYLPQDNGHILLDEAICSIKKSFFQKDKNDTFDNLLTSYIVDLLNLKSDEMSVEYQGSKGILTFGIQNSSIVGNAFLKANPHFHFFMNVSPRGTFSLRADNKIDVSKMAEAIAGGGGHPNASGGKIKGMKEFFVYHDLRNFIQSLLSEKE from the coding sequence ATGCAATTTTTCCACCTTTCCCATACTGATCTCGATGGATATACATGCCAATTCGTTACAAAGCAGATCTACCCTGACGGTTTTTTCACCAATGCGAACTATGGCGATGAGATAATGGTTCGGATTGAGGAAATAATCCAAAAAATGGAAGAGAATCCTGCAAAAGAGTACTTCTTCCTCATAACCGATCTCAATCTCTCCAGCGAAGAAGCGGCATTTTTGCAAGAGAAAACAAAACAGTTTTCAAATCTCAAACTGCAGCTTCTTGATCATCACATATCGGGACTTGAAACATCACAGCAGTTTCACTGGTACCATCTGGACGTCACAAAATCCGCTTCTCTCATCACCTATGAATATTTCAATAAACCTCAAAATCTTGAATATTTAATCAAAGCAGTCAATGCTGTCGACATTTGGCTTCAGGAGGATCTAGCTTTTGAAATGGGAAAAGTGCTGATGCGACTGATCGATGAAGCCAAAGAGATAAGCAGGCTCACATTCAATGCAGAAAATATCTCTTATAAACATTACATGCTCCAACAGGCTTTACAGTATCTACCTCAAGACAACGGACATATTCTTTTGGACGAAGCGATCTGTTCCATAAAAAAATCTTTCTTTCAAAAAGACAAAAATGATACTTTCGACAACCTTTTGACATCTTACATAGTGGACCTCTTAAACTTGAAAAGTGACGAAATGTCCGTCGAATACCAGGGTTCAAAAGGTATCTTGACCTTTGGCATTCAAAATAGTTCCATCGTTGGCAATGCCTTTTTAAAAGCGAACCCCCATTTCCACTTTTTCATGAATGTAAGTCCAAGGGGAACTTTTAGCTTACGGGCAGACAACAAAATCGATGTATCCAAAATGGCAGAAGCAATTGCCGGTGGAGGAGGCCATCCTAATGCCAGTGGCGGGAAGATAAAAGGAATGAAAGAGTTTTTCGTTTATCACGATCTTCGAAATTTCATCCAATCTTTACTCAGCGAGAAAGAGTAA